From a single Pseudalkalibacillus hwajinpoensis genomic region:
- a CDS encoding helix-turn-helix domain-containing protein, which translates to MTRGLLENEAELSKRQLHLLMQVSTIFNSSLDFYAVIQSVIEEAVSAIEAADGGVLFLYNSDKKGLSVAASSGFRKKSVNEVILRPGESMTGLAFEKEKTIHFQTNKEVVKAMNTMSAHNAALYHKSAQDLPMSTICIPIKKEKSCTGVIVLDCFNEEKSFSENDIRLVEAISSQAAIALENAHLYRNKEVSIKKLQQFNQTVVHQNESLSKSVETHHALSDIAVNENSFQDICSYLSDSIGKPVVIFDPFGDVKATSLEDIPSIKSIRKAILTHLNSMKGKMVSEVLPVEHNFMLFPLGRLTFPLGYLAILSEKQPLTRFEHSAVFHACTVAGLQLMKKEAMDKEEQRLTSELLINVLSAQEDESDKGYAASRLGISMDGHFTVAVVEVPHEFVGPEEEWLRSCIHSAISHLLDIDEGKQLLVTEWGRQLVLLFYVDGSNGIEFSITVVNDFMEKFNDLVDTVMTEKICRIGIGKPVRGIQAVEHSFLEAKKTIKFLKRFTFAGYSSWYGEIGALRLLLNNKEAELSDYALEYLSPLLAYEKRRKGELFQTLFVYLSTGQDLKKASEQLHVHVNTMNYRIQRIQEILNMDFNEPSDRLNIQVACNIYSYLFEA; encoded by the coding sequence TTTTATATAACTCAGATAAAAAAGGACTGAGTGTTGCAGCTTCTTCTGGATTTCGCAAGAAGTCTGTTAATGAAGTGATCCTTCGCCCGGGGGAATCGATGACAGGTCTTGCATTTGAAAAGGAAAAAACAATTCATTTTCAAACAAATAAAGAAGTCGTGAAAGCCATGAATACAATGAGTGCTCACAATGCTGCTCTTTACCATAAGTCAGCCCAGGATCTTCCAATGAGTACTATTTGTATTCCGATTAAGAAGGAAAAATCCTGTACAGGTGTGATTGTGCTGGATTGTTTTAACGAAGAAAAATCCTTCTCAGAAAATGATATAAGGCTAGTAGAAGCTATTTCTTCACAGGCTGCGATCGCTCTCGAAAATGCTCACCTGTACCGAAACAAAGAGGTATCCATCAAGAAGTTACAGCAATTTAACCAGACGGTCGTTCACCAAAATGAAAGCTTATCAAAATCAGTTGAGACTCACCATGCGCTATCAGACATTGCTGTGAACGAAAATTCTTTTCAGGATATTTGTTCCTATCTCTCTGATTCTATTGGCAAACCGGTCGTTATTTTCGATCCATTCGGCGATGTGAAAGCTACAAGTTTAGAAGATATACCATCTATTAAATCGATTAGAAAAGCCATCCTCACTCATCTGAATTCCATGAAAGGAAAAATGGTGAGCGAGGTTTTACCAGTTGAACATAATTTTATGCTTTTTCCGCTAGGTCGATTGACGTTTCCACTTGGTTATCTTGCGATTCTTTCTGAAAAGCAGCCGTTAACAAGATTTGAGCATTCCGCTGTCTTTCATGCATGCACTGTCGCTGGTTTGCAACTGATGAAAAAAGAAGCCATGGATAAAGAAGAGCAGCGGCTGACAAGTGAACTGTTAATCAATGTTTTATCTGCTCAAGAAGACGAGTCAGACAAAGGTTATGCGGCATCAAGGTTAGGGATCAGTATGGATGGTCATTTCACAGTAGCCGTTGTAGAAGTTCCACACGAGTTCGTAGGACCTGAAGAAGAATGGCTACGCAGCTGTATCCATTCAGCAATTAGCCATTTGTTGGATATTGACGAAGGAAAGCAGTTGCTTGTGACAGAATGGGGGCGGCAACTGGTCTTGTTATTTTATGTCGATGGTTCAAATGGTATTGAATTTTCAATCACGGTAGTGAATGATTTTATGGAAAAGTTCAATGATCTTGTTGATACGGTTATGACTGAGAAGATATGTAGAATCGGGATCGGAAAACCAGTAAGAGGAATTCAAGCAGTAGAGCATTCTTTTCTGGAAGCGAAGAAAACCATTAAATTTCTAAAGCGGTTTACGTTCGCTGGATATTCCTCCTGGTATGGGGAGATAGGGGCTCTAAGACTATTATTAAATAACAAAGAAGCCGAACTATCAGATTATGCGTTAGAGTACCTCTCTCCGTTACTAGCTTATGAGAAGCGCAGAAAAGGAGAGCTGTTTCAAACGCTTTTTGTTTACCTTTCGACGGGACAGGATTTGAAAAAAGCGTCTGAACAGCTTCACGTTCATGTTAATACGATGAATTACAGAATTCAGCGCATTCAGGAAATACTTAACATGGATTTTAACGAACCGTCTGACCGTTTAAATATTCAGGTTGCCTGTAACATTTACAGCTACCTATTTGAAGCATGA